Proteins co-encoded in one Gracilimonas sp. genomic window:
- a CDS encoding MGMT family protein: protein MSSDKASDFYERVYEVVARIPQGKVTSYGAIARYLGVESGARMVGYAMNNYRSYDLGYELPAHRVLNRLGQLTGRAHFEGDTMKERLQQEGVQFKEDYTVDIEHHFWNPMELSEKV, encoded by the coding sequence GTGAGCTCGGATAAAGCCTCTGACTTTTACGAACGAGTGTATGAAGTGGTAGCCCGGATACCTCAGGGTAAAGTGACTTCTTACGGAGCGATTGCCCGATATCTTGGAGTGGAGTCCGGAGCAAGGATGGTTGGTTATGCAATGAATAACTACCGGAGCTATGACTTAGGTTACGAATTACCGGCACATCGGGTATTAAACAGATTGGGTCAGCTTACCGGTCGTGCTCATTTTGAAGGAGATACCATGAAAGAGCGACTGCAACAGGAGGGCGTTCAATTTAAAGAAGATTATACCGTTGATATTGAACACCACTTTTGGAATCCCATGGAATTATCTGAGAAAGTATGA
- a CDS encoding thioredoxin family protein, with translation MKKLIKFVTGFSAVLVLTAFAQMQSTNSLEIGDKAPQINQEVEDTSGRTLTLAGVAGDKGLLVVFSCNTCPWVAKWEDRYNGLAALAEANDIGMIALNPNERIRNRGESMEDMKKRAQKQDYEFPYALDENHVIADAFGATRTPEVFLFDENLTLVYHGAIDDNADDANAVEATYAADAINQLMSGNEISTKETRSLGCTIKRTK, from the coding sequence ATGAAAAAATTGATAAAATTTGTCACGGGATTTTCGGCCGTTTTGGTTTTAACCGCCTTTGCTCAAATGCAATCAACCAATAGTCTCGAAATTGGTGATAAAGCTCCCCAGATAAATCAGGAAGTGGAAGATACTTCGGGTAGAACACTGACATTGGCCGGAGTAGCCGGAGATAAGGGGCTTCTTGTGGTGTTTTCTTGCAATACTTGTCCATGGGTAGCTAAATGGGAAGACCGGTATAATGGCCTGGCCGCGCTTGCTGAAGCTAACGATATTGGGATGATCGCTCTGAACCCAAACGAGCGTATCCGAAACCGGGGAGAATCGATGGAAGACATGAAAAAACGTGCTCAGAAACAGGATTATGAATTTCCTTATGCACTGGATGAGAATCACGTGATTGCCGATGCCTTTGGGGCAACACGCACACCTGAAGTCTTTCTTTTTGATGAGAATTTAACGCTGGTATATCATGGGGCTATAGATGATAATGCTGATGATGCCAATGCAGTGGAGGCAACGTACGCCGCAGATGCTATAAATCAGCTTATGAGCGGAAATGAAATCAGTACAAAAGAAACCCGCTCGCTTGGATGTACCATAAAGCGAACCAAGTAA
- a CDS encoding SDR family oxidoreductase has translation MSFSNQSVIITGGSKGIGLSIARVFARKTNHSLVLIARNEQELAEAKEECISAGASRVETLSLDITNEDKIGEIDFGKLNPGVLINNAGSFLFKKLEDTSNEEFVSQFQINAAGAFNLTKAVLPELKNKERGLIVNISSVGALRGLKDSGAYSMSKHALLGYTRSLRKELMGTNVAVTAINLGQTYSTSWHEVDIDPIKLIDPEDVGRLIVSLSELSSRSVAEEITLMPQGGEVAPM, from the coding sequence ATGTCATTCAGCAACCAATCGGTAATTATAACAGGGGGCAGTAAAGGGATAGGCCTTTCTATTGCCAGGGTGTTTGCACGAAAAACAAATCACTCCCTTGTCTTAATTGCCCGAAATGAACAAGAATTAGCCGAAGCTAAAGAGGAATGTATTTCGGCCGGAGCTTCGAGGGTTGAAACTCTTTCCCTGGATATCACTAATGAGGACAAGATAGGGGAGATCGATTTTGGGAAGCTCAATCCGGGCGTTTTGATTAACAATGCCGGTTCATTCTTATTTAAAAAATTGGAGGATACATCCAATGAAGAGTTTGTATCCCAGTTTCAAATAAATGCTGCCGGTGCATTTAATCTCACAAAAGCTGTACTTCCTGAACTGAAGAACAAGGAAAGGGGGTTAATTGTAAATATAAGCTCTGTGGGAGCTTTGAGGGGTTTAAAAGACAGTGGGGCATACTCTATGTCCAAACATGCCTTGTTGGGCTACACACGCTCTCTCAGAAAAGAATTGATGGGTACAAATGTAGCTGTTACGGCCATTAATCTTGGTCAGACATACTCAACATCCTGGCATGAAGTTGATATCGATCCCATCAAGCTTATTGATCCTGAAGACGTTGGAAGGCTCATTGTATCTCTTTCAGAATTGAGCAGCAGAAGCGTTGCCGAAGAAATTACCTTGATGCCTCAGGGTGGAGAGGTGGCTCCGATGTAA
- a CDS encoding 6-carboxytetrahydropterin synthase produces MPTWTLHTEFKFDAAHFIEGYDGKCGRMHGHSYKVKMTAKSNKLNPSQYLETPDMVCDFKELKWAAKDSEKGGFDHGFLNELMPENTTAERIAEFIHKETKSRIPGEIELTVTVWETETSWVEYTDKDV; encoded by the coding sequence ATGCCAACCTGGACGCTACATACAGAATTTAAATTTGATGCTGCCCATTTTATCGAAGGATATGATGGGAAGTGCGGTAGAATGCATGGGCATTCTTACAAAGTGAAGATGACGGCTAAATCCAATAAGTTAAATCCTTCCCAATATTTGGAAACCCCGGATATGGTATGCGACTTCAAAGAACTGAAGTGGGCAGCCAAAGACTCAGAAAAGGGTGGGTTTGATCATGGATTTTTAAATGAACTGATGCCCGAGAATACGACGGCAGAGCGGATTGCTGAATTCATCCACAAAGAAACCAAAAGCCGGATTCCCGGAGAAATTGAGTTAACAGTTACGGTTTGGGAAACAGAAACCAGCTGGGTAGAATACACCGATAAAGATGTTTAA
- a CDS encoding 7-carboxy-7-deazaguanine synthase QueE, translating into MFKTENHNNLLTDAKDFLEVEYPVMEHFYTIQGEGAHTGRASYFIRTAGCDVNCWWCDVKDSWEEEGHPKLTVGELVDAAKESGAPFVVITGGEPLLHDLLPLTLGLKSAGLQVHIETSGSSPLSGQLDWITLSPKRFKKPTEEVFAYVDELKVVVLTNKDLKWAEENAEKCPAGTKLLLQPEWETPKSIDLIVDYVKENPEWGISLQTHKFLKVP; encoded by the coding sequence ATGTTTAAAACCGAAAATCATAACAATCTGCTTACAGATGCAAAAGACTTCCTGGAAGTGGAATATCCGGTGATGGAACATTTTTATACCATTCAGGGAGAAGGAGCCCACACGGGCCGGGCGTCATACTTTATTCGTACGGCAGGTTGTGATGTGAATTGCTGGTGGTGTGACGTTAAAGATAGCTGGGAAGAGGAAGGACACCCTAAGTTAACGGTTGGTGAGTTGGTAGATGCAGCTAAAGAAAGCGGAGCACCATTTGTTGTGATTACCGGGGGAGAGCCTCTTTTGCATGATTTATTACCGCTTACCCTTGGGTTAAAATCAGCCGGATTGCAGGTTCATATAGAAACCAGTGGTTCATCCCCATTATCAGGGCAGTTGGATTGGATCACCCTGTCGCCCAAACGGTTCAAAAAACCCACCGAAGAAGTATTTGCCTATGTGGATGAACTAAAGGTGGTTGTACTCACTAATAAAGATTTAAAGTGGGCAGAAGAGAACGCTGAAAAATGCCCGGCAGGAACAAAGCTGCTGCTCCAGCCTGAGTGGGAGACTCCGAAATCCATAGATCTGATTGTGGACTATGTGAAGGAAAACCCGGAATGGGGTATTAGTCTTCAGACGCATAAATTTTTAAAAGTACCGTAA
- a CDS encoding TlpA disulfide reductase family protein — translation MKTVISSIVLILMSLSFSGDEILVDATADQIMAKVEEYKGEKPVLMNFWATWCAPCIEEFPYLMELNEKYEGDFKLIFVSGDFREARDEAEKFLKEQGVDFETYFKVGKDNEFITTISNDWTGALPFTIVYNKQGEVTASWEGKAELETFESELLNVINED, via the coding sequence ATGAAGACTGTAATAAGCAGTATTGTCCTGATATTGATGAGCCTGTCCTTTTCAGGTGATGAGATTCTTGTAGATGCTACAGCTGATCAAATTATGGCAAAGGTGGAAGAGTACAAAGGTGAGAAGCCGGTTTTGATGAATTTCTGGGCAACGTGGTGTGCTCCCTGCATCGAAGAATTTCCCTACCTGATGGAGCTTAATGAGAAATATGAGGGGGATTTTAAACTGATTTTTGTTTCCGGTGATTTCAGGGAAGCCCGCGATGAGGCTGAAAAATTCCTGAAGGAACAAGGCGTGGATTTTGAAACCTATTTTAAAGTGGGCAAAGACAATGAATTCATAACAACGATTTCTAATGATTGGACGGGTGCACTTCCTTTTACCATTGTGTATAATAAACAGGGAGAGGTAACGGCTTCATGGGAAGGAAAAGCTGAACTGGAGACTTTTGAATCGGAACTACTTAATGTCATAAATGAGGACTAA